One segment of Altererythrobacter sp. Root672 DNA contains the following:
- the cobB gene encoding Sir2 family NAD+-dependent deacetylase has protein sequence MDAIRNIVILTGAGISAESGLRTFRADDGLWEDHRVEDVATPQGFRRDPDLVQRFYDERRTNILAAEPNAAHEALARLDREFGGELLIVTQNIDDLHERAGAGRVLHMHGEGLSAWCLACDARHRWTGTLLDEPPCPSCGEVALRPDIVWFGEMPYRMDQIFAALARADMFVSIGTSGAVYPAAGFVQEAKSHGARALELNLERSQGSQWFDETRLGPASELVPAWVDEVLSA, from the coding sequence ATGGACGCTATCCGCAATATCGTGATCCTCACCGGCGCCGGAATTAGCGCCGAGAGCGGGCTGAGGACTTTCCGCGCCGATGATGGATTGTGGGAGGATCACCGGGTCGAGGACGTGGCGACGCCGCAAGGTTTTCGCCGCGACCCCGACCTCGTGCAGCGGTTCTATGACGAGCGGCGGACGAACATCCTCGCAGCGGAGCCCAACGCCGCGCACGAGGCCTTGGCGCGGCTCGACCGAGAATTCGGCGGGGAGCTGCTGATCGTGACGCAGAACATCGACGACCTGCACGAACGCGCCGGGGCCGGGCGGGTGCTGCACATGCATGGCGAGGGGCTTTCCGCCTGGTGCCTCGCTTGCGACGCGCGCCATCGCTGGACCGGAACCTTGCTCGACGAACCGCCTTGCCCCTCGTGCGGCGAGGTGGCTCTACGGCCCGACATCGTCTGGTTCGGAGAGATGCCCTACCGGATGGACCAGATATTCGCCGCGCTGGCCCGAGCGGACATGTTCGTTTCGATCGGGACTTCAGGCGCTGTCTATCCGGCTGCGGGGTTCGTGCAGGAGGCCAAGAGCCACGGCGCGCGGGCGCTGGAGCTCAATCTCGAACGGAGCCAGGGATCGCAGTGGTTTGACGAGACGCGTCTGGGCCCGGCGAGCGAGCTGGTTCCGGCGTGGGTGGATGAGGTCCTAAGCGCCTGA
- the dapB gene encoding 4-hydroxy-tetrahydrodipicolinate reductase, with protein MARIGIIGSDGRMGLALTRAIEAAGHEVSGGIDRGGDAGRLADQSDTLVDFSAPAALENNLHAAVGAGIPILVGTTGLGETQQALIESAALAVPVLQTGNTSLGVTLLAHLVKQAAASLGPDWDIEVLEMHHRMKVDAPSGTALLLGQAAAEGRGIELAGNSERGRDGHTGARVEGAIGFASLRGGTVAGEHSVILAGPQERLVLSHSAEDRMIFAHGAVRGATWLIGQPAGRYTMGQVLGL; from the coding sequence ATGGCCCGCATTGGTATTATTGGCAGCGACGGACGCATGGGACTGGCGCTCACGCGCGCCATCGAGGCGGCCGGTCACGAGGTTTCCGGCGGGATCGACCGAGGCGGTGACGCAGGGAGATTGGCCGATCAGAGCGACACGCTGGTCGACTTCTCCGCCCCCGCCGCGCTGGAGAACAACCTGCACGCCGCAGTCGGCGCGGGCATCCCGATCCTGGTCGGCACGACAGGGCTCGGCGAAACCCAGCAAGCCTTGATCGAAAGCGCCGCGCTGGCCGTGCCGGTGCTGCAGACCGGCAATACCTCGCTCGGCGTCACGCTGCTGGCCCACCTCGTCAAGCAGGCCGCTGCGAGCCTCGGTCCCGATTGGGATATCGAGGTGCTTGAGATGCACCACCGGATGAAGGTCGATGCCCCTTCCGGCACGGCACTACTCCTCGGCCAAGCGGCGGCTGAGGGTCGGGGGATCGAGCTTGCGGGCAACTCCGAACGCGGGCGCGACGGTCACACCGGCGCTCGCGTCGAAGGCGCAATCGGTTTTGCCTCCCTTCGCGGCGGCACGGTGGCCGGCGAGCACTCGGTGATTCTCGCCGGGCCGCAGGAGCGCCTGGTCCTGTCGCACAGCGCCGAGGACCGGATGATCTTCGCGCACGGCGCCGTGCGCGGGGCTACCTGGCTGATTGGCCAGCCGGCCGGCCGCTACACCATGGGGCAAGTGCTGGGGCTTTGA
- the nth gene encoding endonuclease III — MTRDQIFEFFRRLAEDNPAPETELEFGNVYQLLVAVVLSAQATDAGVNKATRALFREVKTPAQMVALGEEGLKQHIKTIGLFNAKAKNVIALSEILERDFGGQVPQDRDTLVTLPGVGRKTANVVMNCAFGEETFAVDTHVFRVSNRTGLAKGKTPDQVEAKLENRVPQPFRRHAHHWLILHGRYICKARQPECWRCAVIDLCSYRDKVLERPTAKSKRATIPSTE, encoded by the coding sequence TTGACGAGGGATCAGATCTTCGAGTTCTTCCGCCGCCTCGCCGAGGACAACCCGGCGCCGGAGACCGAGCTCGAATTCGGCAATGTCTATCAACTGCTGGTCGCGGTCGTGCTGTCCGCGCAAGCGACCGACGCGGGCGTCAACAAGGCGACGCGAGCGCTGTTCCGCGAGGTGAAGACGCCCGCGCAGATGGTCGCGCTGGGTGAAGAGGGCCTCAAGCAGCACATCAAGACCATCGGCCTGTTCAACGCCAAGGCGAAGAACGTGATCGCGCTGTCGGAAATCCTCGAACGCGACTTTGGTGGCCAGGTGCCGCAGGACCGCGACACGCTGGTCACCCTGCCCGGCGTCGGCCGGAAGACCGCCAACGTGGTGATGAACTGCGCTTTCGGGGAGGAGACCTTTGCGGTCGACACCCACGTGTTCCGCGTCTCCAACCGCACCGGTCTCGCCAAGGGCAAGACCCCCGACCAGGTCGAAGCCAAACTGGAGAACCGCGTGCCGCAGCCGTTCCGGCGTCACGCGCACCACTGGTTGATTCTCCACGGCCGATATATTTGCAAAGCGCGCCAGCCGGAGTGTTGGCGTTGCGCCGTAATCGACTTATGCTCCTATCGGGATAAGGTGCTCGAGAGGCCCACCGCGAAGAGCAAGCGGGCAACGATTCCCTCTACTGAATGA
- a CDS encoding DUF6491 family protein — protein sequence MTMKVVTPALACAGLLSLAACADGSGTDRTPQSRAPAAEVVGEPVNCISIARIRNTRVHDDFTIDFRMAGNQTFRNTLPNRCPQLGFQQRFAYQATAGRLCHTDMITVLQAGSARGPRCRLGRFVPIRLTTENPDTSSSSESSDPPEPPAD from the coding sequence ATGACCATGAAAGTGGTTACGCCCGCGCTGGCCTGCGCGGGATTGCTGTCGTTGGCAGCCTGTGCGGACGGAAGCGGAACCGATCGAACGCCTCAGAGCCGCGCCCCAGCGGCGGAGGTCGTTGGCGAGCCGGTCAACTGTATCAGCATCGCTCGTATCCGAAATACGCGGGTGCATGACGATTTCACGATCGACTTCAGGATGGCCGGCAACCAGACCTTCCGTAACACCCTGCCCAATCGCTGCCCGCAGCTCGGTTTCCAGCAGCGCTTCGCGTACCAGGCCACCGCCGGGCGGCTCTGTCACACCGATATGATCACCGTGCTACAGGCCGGGTCCGCACGTGGCCCGCGGTGCCGGCTTGGCAGGTTCGTGCCCATTAGGCTAACCACGGAGAATCCCGACACGTCGAGCAGTTCGGAGAGCTCCGACCCGCCCGAACCACCAGCCGACTAG
- a CDS encoding dicarboxylate/amino acid:cation symporter: MSTDAEQIAQEATPAGHSKLQWRILIGFIGGLAAGLLTYAIAPDAAWLQWVVTYVTGPIGQIFLRLLFMLVLPLLFSALVVGIAEMGEIRALKAIGLRTLAYTVIVSSIAVAVSLVLVNVLKPGQGVDPAAANELLAQGSASAASIVAASAESEAGVNAFVAIVPSNVVSAMSNNDILAVMFFALMFGIGLLLVRTPRTQVLKEAIEGVFEVAMKLIGIVIQLAPIAIFCFMFNLSAQFGWDLLPRLAAFVGVVLLALGVQMFLVFPALLKFVAGKSPVAFFRETREASVMAFSTASSNATLPTSLRVAETQLKLPPKISRFVLTIGATANQNGTAMFEGVTVLFLAQFFGVDLTLADQLFVMLVCILAGIGTAGVPGGSLPVIALILAGVGVPPEGIGLILGVDRFLDMCRTTLNVVGDLVAAQVISSLSREPSVAEAT, from the coding sequence ATGAGCACTGACGCGGAGCAGATCGCCCAAGAAGCCACGCCTGCCGGCCACAGCAAGTTGCAGTGGCGTATCCTGATCGGTTTTATCGGCGGTCTCGCCGCTGGCCTGCTGACATATGCCATCGCACCCGACGCTGCCTGGCTGCAATGGGTGGTGACCTACGTCACGGGCCCGATCGGGCAGATATTCCTGCGCCTGCTGTTCATGCTGGTGCTGCCGCTGCTGTTCTCCGCACTCGTCGTCGGCATTGCCGAGATGGGCGAGATCCGCGCCCTGAAAGCGATCGGTTTGCGCACTCTGGCTTACACTGTGATCGTCTCGAGCATTGCGGTCGCCGTTTCGCTGGTGCTGGTGAATGTCCTCAAGCCCGGCCAGGGTGTCGATCCCGCGGCGGCCAACGAGCTGCTCGCCCAGGGGAGCGCCAGCGCCGCCAGTATCGTCGCGGCCTCTGCGGAGAGCGAGGCCGGGGTCAACGCCTTCGTTGCCATCGTGCCGAGCAACGTCGTCTCAGCGATGAGCAACAACGACATCCTCGCAGTGATGTTCTTCGCTCTCATGTTCGGCATTGGCCTACTACTGGTCCGCACTCCGCGCACTCAGGTGCTCAAGGAAGCGATCGAAGGCGTGTTCGAAGTGGCGATGAAGCTGATCGGCATCGTCATCCAACTCGCGCCGATCGCGATCTTCTGCTTCATGTTCAACCTCTCGGCGCAGTTCGGCTGGGATCTGCTGCCGCGGCTCGCCGCGTTCGTAGGCGTGGTGCTGCTGGCGCTGGGCGTGCAGATGTTCCTGGTGTTTCCGGCGCTGCTCAAGTTCGTCGCCGGCAAGAGCCCCGTCGCATTTTTCCGCGAGACACGCGAGGCGAGCGTGATGGCGTTCTCCACCGCCAGCTCCAACGCGACGCTGCCGACCTCCCTGCGCGTGGCAGAGACCCAGCTCAAGCTGCCGCCCAAGATCTCGCGCTTCGTCCTCACCATCGGGGCCACTGCCAACCAGAACGGCACGGCGATGTTCGAAGGCGTGACGGTGCTGTTCCTCGCCCAGTTTTTCGGCGTCGACCTGACGCTGGCCGATCAGCTGTTCGTCATGCTCGTCTGCATCCTGGCCGGCATCGGCACCGCGGGCGTGCCTGGCGGCTCGCTGCCGGTGATCGCGCTGATCCTCGCGGGCGTAGGCGTGCCGCCCGAAGGGATCGGCCTGATCCTCGGCGTGGATCGCTTCCTCGACATGTGCCGCACGACGCTCAACGTGGTCGGCGATCTCGTCGCCGCCCAGGTGATCAGCAGCCTCAGCCGTGAGCCGTCAGTAGCCGAAGCGACCTAG
- a CDS encoding TonB-dependent receptor — MVSRLEIVRRELLAAVAISSLMLPTLAQAESEAVEAEAEQPPVDEFDLENWDEENVILVSGYRASLQSQTNAKRESTGFTDTIFAEDIGKFPDTNIAESLNRIPGITIGREVTGEGVTIAIRGLGSAFTRVLLNDAPVAIASVRFDAQGTNREVDLDLLPTELFTQLTVSKSPVASQVEGGAAGTVNLRAARPFDNSEPYVSYGLQGSKVSGADKWGYRGHVLASATFGDFGILVGGAAVRNNFHVEGFETIGWTNPNLTAAQRLGPDELRNPTRGGNFTIPSTVPSNAGNGLVPGAAIDEAFLLANNPGATIDQIDNGLIPRLGRPRSEIGERQRYNGLVALEWRPSDDFHFYVDGMYARRTTDFTRTSMNWAVRNGAAIPLNTTYDRDDCSQGCVVTGGTYANSQFFLEYRQYKDTQEYYGVNPGAEFTFNEWLKGDFNVNYTKSTFHRENPTFLVTTPPNGGATVTYRNDGSVPSIETDIDLNDPANFGWVGGGRVNLNGEDRETETIGVRGSLLFGDEKRLSVRVGGAYDDTRRRITPFDNTNPWQNAICGNGPSVTLLAPNTVTTPCSGLDQPGSSTPAGFPSFPGFGSNATSGAPPLIYAGSLIPNALVPSYLRPGGNGYVTVDWDKVKADTDYAGHLANAPEINASATGANGGLIREKVASSFVEGNGIFYVGDDTLRLNGGLRVVWTEQFVGGRVSLPDPRNNPVGAPPVADGGRYQNVINFPTTRTSYSNLLPSTSIAYEFGGKAVARASISRTMTRPDPNAMLPGASFVQPSSDIGTVGNSALDPYISDNIDVGFELYTGGEGVIAFAAFRKSITGFTVNSLTNVPFSFFEQYGINLDSLTETQRQALASRAQPGQALRDVSVVVQQQVNADGKLKVNGLEFQLTQPLDFLTEYVGVSGFGVQANLTLIDQKGQGAGAPAVAIGVSPMTYTLTGYYEKGAISTRLTYTRNDGSQGSGLNQNGIPQAAIFGRGYSQLDFSGSLDLGYVFDNERLPTLVLNATNLTEQAQGSYFQFPNAIFNQYNPGRTVLVGIRGTF; from the coding sequence GTGGTTTCACGCCTTGAGATCGTGCGCCGTGAACTGCTGGCCGCGGTGGCCATTTCCAGTCTGATGCTGCCAACGCTGGCGCAGGCCGAATCCGAGGCAGTCGAAGCCGAGGCTGAGCAGCCGCCGGTCGATGAGTTCGATCTTGAGAACTGGGATGAGGAGAACGTGATCCTCGTCTCCGGCTACCGGGCGTCGCTGCAAAGCCAGACCAATGCCAAGCGCGAATCGACTGGCTTCACCGACACGATCTTTGCCGAAGATATCGGCAAGTTCCCTGACACCAACATCGCCGAATCGCTCAACCGCATTCCCGGCATCACCATCGGCCGCGAAGTCACCGGAGAGGGCGTGACCATCGCCATCCGCGGCCTCGGCAGCGCCTTCACCCGGGTGTTGCTGAACGACGCGCCCGTGGCGATCGCTTCGGTGCGGTTCGATGCGCAAGGGACCAACCGCGAAGTCGACCTCGACCTCTTGCCGACGGAACTGTTCACCCAGCTCACGGTCAGCAAGTCGCCAGTGGCCAGCCAGGTCGAAGGCGGCGCGGCCGGCACCGTCAACTTGCGCGCCGCCCGCCCGTTCGACAATTCGGAGCCCTACGTCAGCTACGGCCTGCAGGGCTCGAAAGTGAGCGGAGCGGACAAATGGGGCTATCGCGGTCACGTGCTGGCGAGCGCGACGTTCGGCGACTTCGGCATTCTCGTCGGCGGGGCTGCGGTCAGGAATAACTTCCACGTCGAAGGCTTTGAGACGATCGGCTGGACCAATCCGAACCTGACCGCCGCTCAGCGCCTCGGTCCCGACGAATTGCGCAATCCTACCAGGGGCGGCAACTTCACCATCCCTTCGACCGTGCCGAGCAATGCGGGCAATGGTCTGGTCCCCGGCGCGGCGATCGACGAGGCATTCCTGCTCGCCAACAATCCCGGTGCGACGATCGACCAGATCGACAACGGCCTGATTCCGCGCCTCGGCCGACCGCGCTCCGAGATTGGGGAGCGCCAGCGTTATAACGGGTTGGTCGCGCTCGAATGGCGTCCCAGCGACGACTTCCATTTCTACGTCGACGGCATGTACGCGAGGCGCACCACCGATTTTACCCGCACGTCGATGAACTGGGCGGTCCGCAACGGCGCGGCGATCCCGCTCAACACGACTTATGACCGGGATGATTGCTCGCAGGGCTGCGTCGTCACCGGCGGCACTTATGCCAACTCGCAATTCTTCCTCGAATATCGCCAGTACAAGGACACGCAGGAATATTACGGCGTCAATCCGGGGGCGGAGTTCACCTTCAACGAGTGGCTGAAGGGCGACTTCAACGTCAATTACACCAAGAGCACGTTCCACCGCGAAAACCCGACATTCCTGGTCACGACGCCACCCAACGGGGGCGCGACGGTGACTTATCGCAATGACGGCAGCGTTCCCTCGATCGAGACCGACATCGACCTCAACGACCCCGCCAACTTCGGCTGGGTCGGCGGCGGCCGCGTCAACCTCAACGGCGAGGATCGGGAGACCGAGACCATAGGCGTGCGCGGCAGCCTGCTGTTTGGCGACGAGAAGCGTCTCAGCGTGCGCGTAGGCGGCGCCTATGACGACACCCGCCGCCGCATCACGCCGTTCGACAATACAAACCCGTGGCAGAACGCGATCTGCGGCAACGGGCCAAGCGTCACGCTGCTGGCGCCCAATACCGTGACCACCCCATGCTCCGGGCTTGACCAGCCGGGCAGTTCCACACCTGCAGGCTTCCCTAGTTTTCCAGGCTTCGGGTCCAACGCCACGAGTGGCGCTCCGCCGCTAATCTATGCCGGCTCGCTCATCCCGAACGCTTTGGTGCCCAGCTACCTGCGGCCGGGCGGCAACGGTTACGTCACCGTCGATTGGGACAAGGTCAAAGCCGACACCGACTATGCCGGTCATCTTGCGAACGCGCCGGAGATCAACGCGAGTGCCACTGGAGCGAACGGCGGCTTGATCCGCGAGAAAGTCGCCAGCAGCTTTGTCGAGGGCAACGGCATCTTCTACGTCGGCGATGACACGCTGCGGCTGAACGGGGGTCTGCGCGTAGTGTGGACCGAACAGTTCGTCGGCGGGCGAGTCAGCTTGCCCGATCCGCGCAACAATCCCGTGGGCGCTCCTCCGGTTGCCGATGGTGGTCGCTATCAAAACGTGATCAACTTCCCGACCACCAGGACGAGCTATTCGAACCTGCTTCCGTCAACGAGCATTGCCTACGAATTTGGCGGCAAGGCCGTAGCGCGCGCCTCGATCTCGCGAACGATGACTCGGCCCGATCCCAATGCCATGCTGCCCGGCGCGAGCTTCGTGCAGCCGTCGTCCGACATCGGCACTGTCGGGAACAGCGCGCTCGATCCCTATATCTCGGACAATATCGACGTGGGGTTCGAACTCTATACCGGCGGTGAAGGGGTGATCGCCTTCGCGGCCTTCCGCAAGTCAATCACCGGCTTCACCGTCAATAGCCTGACCAACGTGCCGTTCTCATTCTTCGAACAATACGGCATCAACCTGGACTCCCTGACCGAGACCCAGCGCCAAGCCCTCGCCTCGCGCGCTCAGCCGGGCCAGGCGCTGCGAGACGTCAGCGTGGTGGTCCAGCAGCAGGTCAACGCCGACGGCAAGCTGAAGGTCAACGGCCTCGAATTCCAGCTCACGCAGCCGCTCGATTTCCTGACTGAGTATGTCGGCGTGTCGGGCTTCGGCGTGCAGGCGAACCTGACCTTGATCGATCAGAAGGGCCAGGGCGCCGGGGCTCCCGCCGTGGCGATTGGCGTCTCGCCGATGACCTACACGCTGACCGGCTACTACGAGAAGGGCGCGATCTCCACCCGCCTGACTTACACCCGCAACGACGGATCGCAGGGTTCGGGCCTCAACCAGAACGGCATTCCGCAAGCGGCTATCTTCGGGCGCGGCTACTCGCAGCTCGACTTCTCGGGCAGCCTCGACCTTGGCTACGTGTTCGACAACGAGCGTCTGCCAACCCTGGTGCTCAACGCGACCAACCTCACCGAGCAAGCCCAGGGCAGTTACTTCCAGTTCCCGAACGCGATCTTCAACCAATACAATCCTGGCCGGACCGTGCTGGTGGGTATTCGCGGGACGTTCTGA
- the dapE gene encoding succinyl-diaminopimelate desuccinylase, whose product MGNSSDVVSYAERLIACKSVTPARGGVFDVLEAMLAPLGFEVHRFVAGEAPDGPVENLFAIRRGPQGSRHLAFAGHVDVVPEGEGWTSGAFTPERRGALLYGRGAVDMKGAVAAMVSAAAEVPVEAGTLSFIITGDEEGPAVYGTRALIDQMRERGELPDLCLVGEPTSVNRLGDMMKIGRRGSVNVYLEVEGSEGHVAYPHLADNPIPRLVAMLAELDALDLDQGTEWFQPSNLEITELEVGNPATNVIPARAKARISIRFNDTHTGAELAQKVTEIARKHGGTARPIISGEPFLTPPGAFSDIVSTAVAAETGIAPEASTSGGTSDARFLRALCPVIEFGLPNATMHKRDEAVALEDLECLVRIYRRIALAAFA is encoded by the coding sequence ATGGGAAATTCCAGCGACGTTGTGAGCTACGCCGAGCGGCTGATTGCCTGCAAGAGCGTCACCCCTGCCCGCGGGGGCGTGTTCGACGTGCTTGAGGCGATGCTCGCGCCCTTGGGGTTCGAGGTTCACCGCTTCGTCGCCGGTGAAGCGCCGGACGGCCCGGTCGAGAACCTCTTCGCGATCCGCCGCGGACCTCAGGGAAGCCGCCACCTCGCCTTTGCCGGCCACGTCGACGTGGTCCCGGAAGGCGAAGGCTGGACCAGCGGCGCCTTCACTCCGGAACGGCGCGGCGCGCTGCTCTATGGCCGCGGGGCGGTCGACATGAAGGGGGCAGTCGCGGCGATGGTCTCCGCGGCAGCGGAAGTCCCGGTGGAAGCCGGGACGCTGAGCTTCATCATCACAGGCGATGAGGAAGGGCCAGCTGTCTACGGCACCCGCGCCCTGATCGACCAGATGCGCGAGCGCGGAGAGCTTCCGGACTTGTGCCTGGTCGGCGAGCCGACTTCGGTCAATCGCCTGGGCGACATGATGAAGATCGGCCGGCGCGGTTCGGTCAACGTGTACCTGGAGGTCGAAGGGAGCGAAGGCCACGTCGCCTATCCTCACCTGGCCGACAACCCGATCCCGCGACTGGTGGCGATGCTGGCGGAGCTCGACGCACTCGATCTCGACCAGGGGACCGAGTGGTTCCAGCCCTCGAACCTGGAGATCACCGAACTCGAAGTCGGCAACCCGGCCACCAATGTCATACCGGCCCGGGCGAAGGCGCGCATCTCGATCCGCTTCAACGACACCCATACCGGCGCAGAATTGGCCCAGAAGGTCACAGAGATCGCCCGCAAGCATGGCGGCACCGCCAGACCGATTATCTCCGGCGAGCCGTTCCTGACGCCTCCAGGCGCCTTCTCCGACATAGTCAGCACGGCAGTCGCGGCCGAGACCGGCATCGCGCCCGAAGCCTCCACCAGCGGCGGCACGTCCGACGCGCGGTTCCTTCGCGCGCTGTGCCCGGTGATCGAGTTCGGCCTGCCCAACGCGACCATGCACAAGCGCGACGAGGCGGTGGCGCTTGAAGACCTCGAATGCCTGGTGCGGATCTATCGTCGGATCGCCCTGGCGGCCTTCGCCTAG
- a CDS encoding cupin domain-containing protein: MPKLDLDAIPQSNRTGYPDPYDRDVEGRWWRRLAPAGGLNEMGASHVVLKPGAWSSQRHWHAEVDELLVMLSGEAVLVEDDGETVLRAGDVAAWPKGVTNGHCLQNRTETDCSFVAISAGDPDKDRGDYPDIDLRFEPGAYLHNDGTPYLPKG; the protein is encoded by the coding sequence ATGCCCAAGCTCGATCTCGACGCCATCCCGCAGTCGAACCGGACAGGCTATCCGGATCCCTACGATCGCGACGTCGAAGGCCGCTGGTGGCGCCGGCTGGCGCCTGCGGGTGGGCTGAACGAAATGGGCGCGAGCCATGTGGTGCTGAAGCCCGGCGCGTGGTCCTCGCAGCGCCACTGGCATGCCGAGGTCGACGAGTTGCTGGTGATGCTCTCGGGCGAGGCGGTGCTGGTCGAGGACGACGGAGAGACCGTGCTGCGGGCCGGAGATGTAGCGGCTTGGCCCAAGGGTGTGACCAACGGTCACTGCCTGCAGAACCGCACTGAGACCGACTGCAGCTTCGTGGCGATCAGCGCAGGCGACCCTGACAAGGATCGGGGCGACTACCCCGACATCGACTTGCGGTTCGAGCCCGGCGCCTACTTGCACAACGACGGGACGCCTTACCTGCCGAAAGGCTGA
- a CDS encoding glutathione S-transferase family protein → MKLIIGNRNYSSWSLRGWLAAKQSGLSFESLTVHIDGDDWQATKRTDDEFQPSAGKVPVLWDNEVVVWDSLAILEYLADKVGRDRFWPKDDAARGMARAMVAEMHSSYLAFRRQCPMNIRKRVEGLELTDDARHDIVRILGLWAEARARFGKGGPFLFGTFGAADIFYAPIVTRLVTYGIGVPGFAQAYMEAIWEHSWMQEWIQGAEDEQWVIEQFEVA, encoded by the coding sequence GTGAAGCTAATCATCGGTAACAGGAACTACTCGAGCTGGTCGCTTAGGGGCTGGCTTGCAGCCAAGCAGTCGGGCCTCTCGTTCGAATCGCTGACCGTCCATATCGACGGCGACGACTGGCAGGCGACCAAGCGCACCGACGACGAATTTCAGCCCTCCGCCGGCAAAGTGCCAGTGCTGTGGGACAACGAGGTGGTGGTGTGGGATTCGCTCGCCATCCTCGAATACTTGGCCGACAAAGTCGGGCGTGACCGCTTCTGGCCGAAAGACGATGCCGCGCGTGGCATGGCGCGGGCGATGGTGGCGGAAATGCACAGCTCCTACCTCGCGTTCCGCCGGCAGTGCCCGATGAACATCCGCAAGCGCGTCGAAGGGCTGGAGCTGACCGACGATGCCCGTCATGACATCGTGCGCATCCTCGGCCTGTGGGCAGAGGCTCGCGCGCGGTTCGGCAAGGGCGGGCCGTTCCTGTTCGGCACGTTCGGCGCCGCAGACATCTTCTACGCCCCGATCGTCACTCGCCTGGTCACTTACGGCATCGGCGTTCCTGGCTTCGCCCAGGCCTACATGGAGGCGATCTGGGAACATTCCTGGATGCAGGAATGGATCCAGGGCGCCGAAGACGAACAGTGGGTCATTGAACAGTTCGAGGTGGCGTAA
- a CDS encoding sensor histidine kinase yields MFEKLVNGLPDQIALLDIRWNIIASNDAWTDYCAAHGFEVFQVGHNYLQELERLSEEKREASRATDAVVAAIKEFEQGRPSMYRHVYSGPRDGQETQIRIASMEIGGRKYFTVTRIDVTELVQLRRLRQGFSTSLIHTQEEERRRMGREIHDSTMQQLSALGLAVSQLKRTRLPGESLALVDDIEELLFDAQRELRSIAYLAHPPQLSRMELSEAMRTLVEGFGRRAGLLTTFEVEGETDVQWQNARVAIYRVLQEALSNVHRHAHATQLSVRLIGRQSMIHLIVADNGRGMPVDVSPGVGLLGMRARLAELGGRVILRNLSPGTAVIGSVQRT; encoded by the coding sequence GTGTTCGAGAAGCTCGTCAACGGACTGCCGGACCAGATCGCCCTGCTCGATATTCGCTGGAACATCATCGCCAGCAATGACGCCTGGACGGATTATTGCGCGGCTCATGGGTTCGAAGTCTTCCAGGTAGGCCACAACTACCTCCAGGAACTCGAGCGGCTCAGCGAGGAAAAGCGAGAGGCGTCGCGAGCGACCGACGCCGTGGTCGCCGCCATCAAGGAGTTCGAGCAAGGCCGGCCGAGCATGTACCGGCACGTCTACAGCGGTCCGCGCGACGGGCAGGAAACCCAGATCCGCATCGCGAGCATGGAGATCGGCGGCCGCAAGTACTTCACCGTTACCCGGATCGACGTGACCGAGCTGGTCCAGCTGCGCCGCCTGCGCCAGGGCTTCAGTACTTCGCTGATCCACACCCAGGAGGAAGAGCGCCGCCGGATGGGGCGTGAGATTCACGATTCCACGATGCAGCAGCTTTCCGCGCTCGGACTGGCGGTCAGCCAGTTGAAGCGCACCCGCTTGCCGGGCGAATCCCTGGCGCTGGTCGATGACATCGAGGAACTGCTGTTCGATGCCCAGCGCGAACTCCGCTCGATCGCCTATCTCGCGCATCCCCCTCAGCTCAGCCGGATGGAGCTTTCCGAAGCGATGCGGACCCTGGTCGAGGGCTTTGGCCGGCGGGCTGGCCTGCTCACCACGTTCGAGGTCGAAGGCGAAACCGACGTGCAGTGGCAGAACGCCCGAGTGGCAATCTATCGCGTGCTGCAAGAAGCGCTGTCGAACGTGCACCGCCATGCCCACGCCACGCAGCTGTCGGTCAGACTCATCGGGCGCCAGTCGATGATCCACCTGATCGTGGCGGACAATGGCCGGGGGATGCCGGTCGACGTGTCCCCGGGCGTTGGCCTGCTGGGCATGCGTGCTCGGCTGGCAGAACTCGGCGGTCGCGTGATTCTGCGCAACCTGTCGCCGGGCACGGCCGTGATCGGCAGCGTGCAGCGGACCTGA